AAAATCAGTTTTGTTGATTGCTGAGCTATTCGTTGAAGACCCTTCATATCATTTTTACCATAATATTCCGCAAACTTTGGTGCAGCTATACTGCTAATGGCTAACAAAGTGATACTTGTAAATTTTGCAATCCTTAATGCTACGTTATAAATCCCTACCTCTGCTTCAGTTCTAAAAATTCCTAACATAATGGTATCAATTGATCCCATTAATAATACTGATGAAGCCGCTAAGAACATTGGAAAAGATACACTCAACAATGAACGTGTTTTTATAGAATTTTCAAACTGTAAAGAATTAAAATTTCGTTTTTTTAACCATAATATAAAGCTAATAACAGCAACTATAATAGTACTTAATAAGTAGGCAATTACCGGTAAAGTTTCGTTATGATAATAAAAAAACAAACCTAAAAAAACAGGGGTAGCAAACAAATAAATACCTACATTTTGAAGAAATGTATATTCTCTTATTTTTTTTAGCCCTCTTAAACTTTCAGCGTTAATAAATATCAGAACTGAAGGTAAAATTGCAAAAGAGGCTATTTCAAAAGCATGCTTCAAGTTGGGTTTATGAAAAATATAGCTGGCAATATAAGCAGACCCATAATACATTATTATAGTAAGCAGCAAACTTAAAGGAATTGCCACTTTTAATGCTTTCAGATATACATCCTTTACTTTATTGTGCTCTTTTTGTGCAGTAAATTCTGCTATAAATCTTAACAATGCATTATCAAGTCCCAGTTTACCGATTACTGCAAACATTAAGATGAGCGACAAAGAGAGCGAAAATAGCCCCATTGCATCGGCACCTAATTTGCGGGTAATTAATAAAATGAAAGTATAACTAACAATAATCCCCAGTATCCTAAATATAAGGTATATTGAACTGCCGCTAAGCAATTCTTTGAGATCAACATCTTTATTTATTAGTAACTTTATCTTATGTATCATTAATTCCTCATCAAATAAAATGACGCCATTTCTTTATTAGGATATTTTTTACACATGGGGCATTTCTCCACAAGCAGGTCATAATAATTAGTCTTCAGATAATCAAGCGCTGCAATGATCCTGTATTCTTTACAAATATGCCTGCAAGCATAATCAGCATCTTCTTTTTTGTTTTGCTTAATACCATTAATAACCATCAGGGTAGAAAAGCCACTCCCAATCTCAATGATCTTCCCTGGTTTGTAATGCCTGATCATATTATACAAATACTCCGCATCTCCTGTTCTGAATTTACTATTCTTATAATACCTGTTTTACGGATTATGTAGAGCAATATAGCGCTCAGAAAATTAAACGGACTAAATATCAAATCTGCAATCGGGCCTAAAAGATCTTTAATTTTTTCTTTTAAATAACCGCTTAATAAAATTTTCCCCCTTATCCATCCCATCCTCATAATACCCGTAATGGCGCCCATACCCGTACCCATAACCATAACCGTAACGATACCCATATCCATACCCTATTCCAACCGGCTTAATATCATTAATAATAATGCTCAAATTGTTAATTCTGCCGCTGTCATACAGGTCATTGATCTTTGACAGCAGGTTTTTGTTTGTATAATTATGCCTTACGATATAAATATTTACATCTACATATTTCATCAATACAAAATAGTCTGATACCAGCCCGATTGGCGGGGTATCCAAAACAATGTAATCATAGCGGCTTTTTAGTTGTTTCATTAGTTCATCCATGGGTGGTATTCCAAGCAGCTCGGCAGGATTGGGGGGGATGGGGCCGGAGGTAATGATATCCAGGTTTTCTACCTTGCTGGATTGGGTCATATCTGCAACAGAGCATTTGCCTATCAGATAAGTGGTCAGACCAATCTTATTATCAATATTAAAATCATCATGTATTTTGGGTTTGCGCAGGTCAGTACCGAATAATAAGATTTTTTTACCGGAAAATGCTAAAATAGAAGCAAGGTTAATGGCACAAAACGTTTTGCCTTCTTCACTGATAGATGAAATGATAGCTATAACCTTTTTGTCCTTGCCGGCAGCGAGGTACTGAAGATTTATTCTCAAAGATCTGAATGATTCTGCTATGGCTGACTTGGGATTCTCTATTACTATTCCTGCCCTGCCTGTAGCGCTATGCCCTACAGCGCCCAATATAGGGATTTTGGTATTGTCTTCCAGGTCTTTTTTATCTATTATCTTATCATTTAAAATATCTTTTAATATGATATATATGGTTGGGAAAATAAAGGCAGAAACCAATGCAACCGTAAAAAATAACGGTATACTGGGTGATACAGGGCCTTTTCCTGCCACCCGGGCATTATCTACAATCCTGTTGTCAGGTGTATTGGAAGCTTTGGCGATACCTGCTTCAGCTCGCTTTTCAAGCAGGTAAGTATAAATATTATCATTCAGGTTAAATTGCCGTTGTATATTTACCAATCGCCTTTCTGTATTTGGCAGCCTATTGATACTATTTTCAATAACTGCAATTCTATCATCTATATCGCTGACAGAGATTTTTGTGGAATTTATCAGGTTATTAATATTTTCAACCAGCGATCTTTTGGTACTTTCAATTTTCAGGCCCAACACTTTTAAGTACGGATTTTTTTCTTTAGCGCTGTATGATAAAGCGTTTTTTTCAGCATTGAATTTTGACAGTTCGCCTATAAGATTATTCAAAAGCGGGTCATCAATGCCAACAGCCGAAGGGGCAACAATTTGATAAATATCATTGTCATTTTCAAGATAATCCAGGATGTATTCGTAGTACTTAGTCTTTAGAATAAAAATACCTCTTTGTGATTCTAATTCTTCAAGCTTATCAAAAGCATTGGTTGCTGCATAGCTTAGATCCATTATCTTATTGGTAGCCCTGAAAAGTTCCAGCTCTTTTTCTGTTCGCTGCAGCGATTCTATTATTCCTGTTAGTTGATCATCAATAAAATTGATGGTATTAATGGCAATTTGATTTTTTTCATCCAGACCGCTCCCAATATATACTTCTGCCAATTTATTTATGAAGTCAATTTCTTTTTCAACCACAGGCCCTTCTACAGTTAGCTCAAGTATAGATGCATTCCTGTTGATAGACTCAATCGTGATCTTATTACGGTAGTCTTCCACCACCTTATCCAGATCGTTAATTACAAAATAAAATTTATCACTTTTTTTATAATGCGCGTTGGTTACTTGTTGAGGATAGATGGTAAAAGCAAGGTTTTCACTTTTAAATGGTTGATAAAAATTAAAAGTTTTATTAATATTCACCTCTTCATCTTTTTTTCTGAATACCTTATTATCAACCCGATCATATACGAGGATATCGTCCTGTTTGGCTTTTATTTGATATTTTCCATTAGACAGGGATTTTAAATAAAAACGGACATCAATAAGCTGGCTGCTTGTGGAATCAAGCTCAACTCTGAATGGAAAATCCTTATATCTTTGTACGGATCGTATACGGCCTTCGCTAAAATAGGAAACATCAAAATCAAGCTTTGAAATGGCGTTATTGATCATATTATAAGACCTCAAAACACCTATTTCGTTCTCCAGGTTTGTACGCCTGCTGAATAATTCCAGCTCCTCCATAAGATTTTCAGCTCCCAGCGATGTATTGGACTCATCGCGGATCAAAACTGTAGCGCTTACCTTATAGATGCGTTCCGAATACCTGATGATAATAAAAGCTGTTGATAATGCCACTAAAATTGCTATCACAAAATAGTGCCAGTGCCTGTAAAACTTGAAAAACAGCGCTTTGATATCTATGGTTTCTTCCTGTTCCTGGTATTTGTTGTTTTGGTTATCCATTCTTAATAAATTTAAAATGACTAAATATCCCGAGTGCTCTGGATGAATTTTAGCTCATTTTGGGCATTTCTTTAATTCAGTATGTCTTTTTTAAACTTTTTTGCTTCTTCAATGAAAAAACTTTTCCATACTTCATGTTGTATTTCTTTTATCATTTTCGGATAATCTTTTACTTCTTTAGCTTTTAAAAATTGTGTACCAAGCTGCAAAGGGCCTATGTGAAAATCAAATTTGGCTTTCGCCATTGCAATTAATTCAGTGATGGAATATCCTTTTTCAGTACAAAGATAATAGAGGTCAATATAGTCACGGGCTTTGCTTCTTTGATAAATGGTAAAAAGCTTATTAACGGCAATATCAAGAATGCTGTCGATCTCAATCCCGTATTCACGCCTGCCTCGCTCAATACGAGGGAAAGGGAAATATGTAAATTCGATTCTTAACACTTCTTCATTAAAGTGTACGAAAAATATATTTCTATTCAGGCTTTGCTGGAAGTCTATTTTTTTAATACCTAGTTGCTTTTTTAGACCATTTAAAAAAACATTCAGTTCTGAAACATCAAATTGGTTTTCAGAAAAAAAATCAAGGTCTTCAGAATAACGGTGATTCAAATAAAATGCTGCTAATGCTGTACCTCCTGTTAAATAGAAGTTATTTTTCAGAAAGTCATTCTCCTTGATTTTTTGTAAAAACACAGTACATGTTTCACTAAGAATCTTTGTTTCCATATAAGAGCAAAGCCATAAATTTCCGTCTGACAGGATCAAGGGAAAGCTTATCCCAATATTTTCTCAGTTCCTTTTCATTTATCTTTTCTTCATCCAACCCGTAGTTTATCAACTGCTCCAACTTCCAGATGGTGTATTTTTCCGAGTCTTTTTTGAGTTCCGTTAAATCTGTTGACCAATTGTACATAATGATATAAGGGCATCTCTAAAAACTACACCATACATTCCCCTCTATCAAGAGGGGCAAGGGGTGTGTTTTAAAAAATATGTAGTTTTTAGAGACGCCCATAATATTGAAAATAAACAAATTTACAAATATTTTATATAAATAAAAAACTCTCTTAATCTTAGAAAGGTCTAAAAAGATTTAATATAAGCACCAAAGTGGTTATCCCCGATAAAATCAGCGAAGCCGTTGGCACGCTCAATCTTGCTTGTTTCGTTCTCAAGGGCTCTACATAAATCACATCACCCGGTAATAAAAAATAAAGATTCGACCTGATCATCTCCGAGTCTGTCAGATCAATATTAAACAACATTGCCCCCTGCGCAGTCTGCCTGATCAGCATCACATTGGTTCTGTTGCCAAAATCTGTTATATCTCCTGCCAAACCAAGCGCTTCAAGGATAGTAACTCCATCATTATATATGTTATACATCCCCGGTTTTTTCACCTCACCCAACACAGTGAGCTTAAAGTTTACTAATTTTACAATTACAGTAGCTTTACTCAAATGTTCGTCAACTTTGGCCTGTATCAATGATGCAGCTTCTTCTATACTGTAGTCTATAACCTTGAGCGGTCCTATTATCGGCAGATAAATGTATCCTGAATCATTCACTGAATAGCCATTCAGGTATAATGCTGCCGGATTATACTGGTTAAAGGCAGTATTTGATTCAATATTAAAAAAACTGGTAGTGTTTGGGTCTAAACCTAAAATTTTAACGGATAAAACGTCATTAGGTTGGATCTTATAGAGGTACTTTTTATGAGCAATAAGCTCACCGGGTTTGATCCTATGGCTTTTATTTTGAAGATAAACTAACTTTTTATTTGAAGTGCACGCTGATAATAAAATAAATAAAACAGTGATATTTACAAACCATTTAATCATACCCGTCTATTAATAAAAGAAAACCATTTTTCTTTTTATACGTAATAAGTGCAAATTTACGATATTTTTGAAAAAGTCTCATTTTTTTATAAATATAATGATAAGTTTAATATTCTTTGATTAAGAAAATAAACATTTCTATATTTGTGCTTTTAACTTAGTTGTAGTTGTTATTGGTCAGTATATGTATAGAATTATATTAATAATAACACTTATTTTTTCATTTGCATTTTTGTCTGCCCAGGACACAAGATGGGGTATTGGCTTACATGGAGGTGGAATGTTTTACGCTGGTGATTTCGCAGCTAAAACTCAGATAGGTTATGGGTTTGGATTAGCGGTTAATAAGAAACTCTCACCTGTATTTGCTATTCAGGGACATTTATTGAATGAAACGCTTAAGGCAACAACTGATTCCAGTACACTGGAAGCTAAAGTTTTTGACTATACACTCAATTTTCATCTAAATTTTACCAAAGATAGAATAGTAACCCCATATTTTTTTCTCGGCGTTGGTTTTACAAATTTTGAATCTATAAGAAAAGACTCTAGTGGTAACATTGTAGCGGCTTATGGGTATAAAAAATATGGCAACGCCCATAAAGATGAAGCTACAATCCCAAGTCCTTTTAAGTTCCGGCAAACTGAAATGGTTGTGCCTCTCGGCTTAGGTATCAATTTCAGCATCAGTGACCATATAGACTTGGGTTTAGAATTCTGTGTAAGAAATATCAATACCGATAAATTAGACATAATTGATGAAAATGGAAAAATAATCAAAGACCATGGACCTGCAGACGATCCAAACGTAGTCGGGAGTGGTTGGGGCGAAAATACACCATTGGGTAAAATGGATAGATACGGTTATGCTTCGTTTAATCTGACCATTAATTTCGGTCCTAAGCCCGGAAAGAAACCTAAACCGGTTGAGCCAATCATCACTGAACCGGGAC
The window above is part of the Cytophagales bacterium genome. Proteins encoded here:
- a CDS encoding flippase: MIHKIKLLINKDVDLKELLSGSSIYLIFRILGIIVSYTFILLITRKLGADAMGLFSLSLSLILMFAVIGKLGLDNALLRFIAEFTAQKEHNKVKDVYLKALKVAIPLSLLLTIIMYYGSAYIASYIFHKPNLKHAFEIASFAILPSVLIFINAESLRGLKKIREYTFLQNVGIYLFATPVFLGLFFYYHNETLPVIAYLLSTIIVAVISFILWLKKRNFNSLQFENSIKTRSLLSVSFPMFLAASSVLLMGSIDTIMLGIFRTEAEVGIYNVALRIAKFTSITLLAISSIAAPKFAEYYGKNDMKGLQRIAQQSTKLIFWSSFPVVAAYFIFPGIILGIFGEEFKAGVATLMILAFGQFIHAISGPVGQLLYMTNKQNIVVYFVLSAAILNIFLNYFLIQLYGYVGAAIATTISLIVLHLLCIIYIRSKFKFYIFYFPFFKIRYLV
- a CDS encoding polysaccharide biosynthesis tyrosine autokinase, encoding MDNQNNKYQEQEETIDIKALFFKFYRHWHYFVIAILVALSTAFIIIRYSERIYKVSATVLIRDESNTSLGAENLMEELELFSRRTNLENEIGVLRSYNMINNAISKLDFDVSYFSEGRIRSVQRYKDFPFRVELDSTSSQLIDVRFYLKSLSNGKYQIKAKQDDILVYDRVDNKVFRKKDEEVNINKTFNFYQPFKSENLAFTIYPQQVTNAHYKKSDKFYFVINDLDKVVEDYRNKITIESINRNASILELTVEGPVVEKEIDFINKLAEVYIGSGLDEKNQIAINTINFIDDQLTGIIESLQRTEKELELFRATNKIMDLSYAATNAFDKLEELESQRGIFILKTKYYEYILDYLENDNDIYQIVAPSAVGIDDPLLNNLIGELSKFNAEKNALSYSAKEKNPYLKVLGLKIESTKRSLVENINNLINSTKISVSDIDDRIAVIENSINRLPNTERRLVNIQRQFNLNDNIYTYLLEKRAEAGIAKASNTPDNRIVDNARVAGKGPVSPSIPLFFTVALVSAFIFPTIYIILKDILNDKIIDKKDLEDNTKIPILGAVGHSATGRAGIVIENPKSAIAESFRSLRINLQYLAAGKDKKVIAIISSISEEGKTFCAINLASILAFSGKKILLFGTDLRKPKIHDDFNIDNKIGLTTYLIGKCSVADMTQSSKVENLDIITSGPIPPNPAELLGIPPMDELMKQLKSRYDYIVLDTPPIGLVSDYFVLMKYVDVNIYIVRHNYTNKNLLSKINDLYDSGRINNLSIIINDIKPVGIGYGYGYRYGYGYGYGYGRHYGYYEDGMDKGENFIKRLFKRKN
- a CDS encoding nucleotidyl transferase AbiEii/AbiGii toxin family protein, whose amino-acid sequence is METKILSETCTVFLQKIKENDFLKNNFYLTGGTALAAFYLNHRYSEDLDFFSENQFDVSELNVFLNGLKKQLGIKKIDFQQSLNRNIFFVHFNEEVLRIEFTYFPFPRIERGRREYGIEIDSILDIAVNKLFTIYQRSKARDYIDLYYLCTEKGYSITELIAMAKAKFDFHIGPLQLGTQFLKAKEVKDYPKMIKEIQHEVWKSFFIEEAKKFKKDILN
- a CDS encoding polysaccharide export protein → MIKWFVNITVLFILLSACTSNKKLVYLQNKSHRIKPGELIAHKKYLYKIQPNDVLSVKILGLDPNTTSFFNIESNTAFNQYNPAALYLNGYSVNDSGYIYLPIIGPLKVIDYSIEEAASLIQAKVDEHLSKATVIVKLVNFKLTVLGEVKKPGMYNIYNDGVTILEALGLAGDITDFGNRTNVMLIRQTAQGAMLFNIDLTDSEMIRSNLYFLLPGDVIYVEPLRTKQARLSVPTASLILSGITTLVLILNLFRPF
- a CDS encoding porin family protein gives rise to the protein MYRIILIITLIFSFAFLSAQDTRWGIGLHGGGMFYAGDFAAKTQIGYGFGLAVNKKLSPVFAIQGHLLNETLKATTDSSTLEAKVFDYTLNFHLNFTKDRIVTPYFFLGVGFTNFESIRKDSSGNIVAAYGYKKYGNAHKDEATIPSPFKFRQTEMVVPLGLGINFSISDHIDLGLEFCVRNINTDKLDIIDENGKIIKDHGPADDPNVVGSGWGENTPLGKMDRYGYASFNLTINFGPKPGKKPKPVEPIITEPGPVVASTSNFPAEYISADTDSDENISADEIYAVIDAFFEGETDFTVDTIYELIDYFFEQ